In a single window of the Sylvia atricapilla isolate bSylAtr1 chromosome 22, bSylAtr1.pri, whole genome shotgun sequence genome:
- the KCNAB2 gene encoding voltage-gated potassium channel subunit beta-2 isoform X7, which translates to MYPESTTDSPARLSLRQTGSPGMIYSARYGSPKRQLQFYRNLGKSGLRVSCLGLGTWVTFGGQITDEMAEQLMTLAYDNGINLFDTAEVYAAGKAEVVLGNIIKKKGWRRSSLVITTKIFWGGKAETERGLSRKHIIEGLKASLERLQLEYVDVVFANRPDPNTPMEETVRAMTHVINQGMAMYWGTSRWSSMEIMEAYSVARQFNLIPPICEQAEYHMFQREKVEVQLPELFHKIGVGAMTWSPLACGIVSGKYDGGIPPYSRASLKGYQWLKDKILSEEGRRQQAKLKELQAIAERLGCTLPQLAIAWCLRNEGVSSVLLGASNADQLMENIGAIQVLPKLSSSIVHEIDSILGNKPYSKKDYRS; encoded by the exons aTGTATCCCGAATCCACCACTGACTCCCCAGCGCGACTCTCGCTGCGGCagacaggctccccagggatgATTTACAG CGCGAGATACGGGAGCCCCAAGCGCCAGCTCCAGTTCTACAG GAACCTCGGGAAGTCTGGGCTGCGTGTGTCCTGCCTGGGTCTGG GAACATGGGTGACTTTCGGAGGGCAGATCACAGATGAG atggcagagcagctgatgaCTTTAGCTTATGACAACGGCATTAATCTCTTCGACACGGCAGAAGTCTACGCTGCTGGCAA GGCCGAGGTGGTGCTGGGAAACATCATCAAGAAGAAAGGATGGAG ACGGTCCAGCCTGGTCATCACCACCAAAATCTTCTGGGGAGGAAA GGCCGAGACAGAGAGGGGCCTGTCCCGAAAACACATTATAGAAG GTCTGAAGGCATCGCTGGAGCGGCTGCAGCTGGAGTACGTGGACGTGGTGTTCGCCAACCGCCCCGACCCCAACACGCCGATGGAAG AGACAGTGCGAGCCATGACCCATGTCATCAACCAGGGGATGGCCATGTACTGGGGGACCTCGCGCTGGAGCTCCATGGAGATCATG GAGGCGTACTCGGTGGCCCGGCAGTTCAACCTGATTCCGCCGATCTGCGAGCAGGCCGAGTACCACATGTTCCAGCGGGAAAAGGTGGAGGtgcagctccctgagctctTCCACAAGATAG GTGTTGGAGCTATGACCTGGTCCCCACTGGCCTGTGGCATCGTCTCGGGGAAGTATGATGGGGGCATCCCCCCCTACTCCCGTGCCTCGCTGAag GGATACCAGTGGCTGAAGGACAAGATCCTGAGTGAAGAGGGCCGGCGGCAGCAGGCaaagctgaaggagctgcaggccATTGCTGAGCGCCTGGGCTGCACCCTGCCCCAGCTCGCCATCG cctggtGCCTGCGCAATGAGGGCGTCAGCTCCGTCTTACTGGGGGCCTCCAACGCCGACCAGCTGATGGAGAATATTGGAGCAATACAG GTCCTTCCAAAGCTGTCGTCTTCCATCGTCCACGAGATCGATAGCATCCTGGGCAACAAACCATACAGCAAGAAGGACTACAGATCCTAA
- the KCNAB2 gene encoding voltage-gated potassium channel subunit beta-2 isoform X8 — MYPESTTDSPARLSLRQTGSPGMIYRNLGKSGLRVSCLGLGTWVTFGGQITDEMAEQLMTLAYDNGINLFDTAEVYAAGKAEVVLGNIIKKKGWRRSSLVITTKIFWGGKAETERGLSRKHIIEGLKASLERLQLEYVDVVFANRPDPNTPMEETVRAMTHVINQGMAMYWGTSRWSSMEIMEAYSVARQFNLIPPICEQAEYHMFQREKVEVQLPELFHKIGVGAMTWSPLACGIVSGKYDGGIPPYSRASLKGYQWLKDKILSEEGRRQQAKLKELQAIAERLGCTLPQLAIAWCLRNEGVSSVLLGASNADQLMENIGAIQVLPKLSSSIVHEIDSILGNKPYSKKDYRS, encoded by the exons aTGTATCCCGAATCCACCACTGACTCCCCAGCGCGACTCTCGCTGCGGCagacaggctccccagggatgATTTACAG GAACCTCGGGAAGTCTGGGCTGCGTGTGTCCTGCCTGGGTCTGG GAACATGGGTGACTTTCGGAGGGCAGATCACAGATGAG atggcagagcagctgatgaCTTTAGCTTATGACAACGGCATTAATCTCTTCGACACGGCAGAAGTCTACGCTGCTGGCAA GGCCGAGGTGGTGCTGGGAAACATCATCAAGAAGAAAGGATGGAG ACGGTCCAGCCTGGTCATCACCACCAAAATCTTCTGGGGAGGAAA GGCCGAGACAGAGAGGGGCCTGTCCCGAAAACACATTATAGAAG GTCTGAAGGCATCGCTGGAGCGGCTGCAGCTGGAGTACGTGGACGTGGTGTTCGCCAACCGCCCCGACCCCAACACGCCGATGGAAG AGACAGTGCGAGCCATGACCCATGTCATCAACCAGGGGATGGCCATGTACTGGGGGACCTCGCGCTGGAGCTCCATGGAGATCATG GAGGCGTACTCGGTGGCCCGGCAGTTCAACCTGATTCCGCCGATCTGCGAGCAGGCCGAGTACCACATGTTCCAGCGGGAAAAGGTGGAGGtgcagctccctgagctctTCCACAAGATAG GTGTTGGAGCTATGACCTGGTCCCCACTGGCCTGTGGCATCGTCTCGGGGAAGTATGATGGGGGCATCCCCCCCTACTCCCGTGCCTCGCTGAag GGATACCAGTGGCTGAAGGACAAGATCCTGAGTGAAGAGGGCCGGCGGCAGCAGGCaaagctgaaggagctgcaggccATTGCTGAGCGCCTGGGCTGCACCCTGCCCCAGCTCGCCATCG cctggtGCCTGCGCAATGAGGGCGTCAGCTCCGTCTTACTGGGGGCCTCCAACGCCGACCAGCTGATGGAGAATATTGGAGCAATACAG GTCCTTCCAAAGCTGTCGTCTTCCATCGTCCACGAGATCGATAGCATCCTGGGCAACAAACCATACAGCAAGAAGGACTACAGATCCTAA
- the KCNAB2 gene encoding voltage-gated potassium channel subunit beta-2 isoform X5, which yields MYPESTTDSPARLSLRQTGSPGMIYSARYGSPKRQLQFYRNLGKSGLRVSCLGLGTWVTFGGQITDEMAEQLMTLAYDNGINLFDTAEVYAAGKAEVVLGNIIKKKGWRRSSLVITTKIFWGGKAETERGLSRKHIIEGLKASLERLQLEYVDVVFANRPDPNTPMEGDPFSSSKSRTFIVEETVRAMTHVINQGMAMYWGTSRWSSMEIMEAYSVARQFNLIPPICEQAEYHMFQREKVEVQLPELFHKIGVGAMTWSPLACGIVSGKYDGGIPPYSRASLKGYQWLKDKILSEEGRRQQAKLKELQAIAERLGCTLPQLAIAWCLRNEGVSSVLLGASNADQLMENIGAIQVLPKLSSSIVHEIDSILGNKPYSKKDYRS from the exons aTGTATCCCGAATCCACCACTGACTCCCCAGCGCGACTCTCGCTGCGGCagacaggctccccagggatgATTTACAG CGCGAGATACGGGAGCCCCAAGCGCCAGCTCCAGTTCTACAG GAACCTCGGGAAGTCTGGGCTGCGTGTGTCCTGCCTGGGTCTGG GAACATGGGTGACTTTCGGAGGGCAGATCACAGATGAG atggcagagcagctgatgaCTTTAGCTTATGACAACGGCATTAATCTCTTCGACACGGCAGAAGTCTACGCTGCTGGCAA GGCCGAGGTGGTGCTGGGAAACATCATCAAGAAGAAAGGATGGAG ACGGTCCAGCCTGGTCATCACCACCAAAATCTTCTGGGGAGGAAA GGCCGAGACAGAGAGGGGCCTGTCCCGAAAACACATTATAGAAG GTCTGAAGGCATCGCTGGAGCGGCTGCAGCTGGAGTACGTGGACGTGGTGTTCGCCAACCGCCCCGACCCCAACACGCCGATGGAAG GGGACCCATTTAGTTCCTCCAAGTCCAGGACTTTCATCGTAGAAG AGACAGTGCGAGCCATGACCCATGTCATCAACCAGGGGATGGCCATGTACTGGGGGACCTCGCGCTGGAGCTCCATGGAGATCATG GAGGCGTACTCGGTGGCCCGGCAGTTCAACCTGATTCCGCCGATCTGCGAGCAGGCCGAGTACCACATGTTCCAGCGGGAAAAGGTGGAGGtgcagctccctgagctctTCCACAAGATAG GTGTTGGAGCTATGACCTGGTCCCCACTGGCCTGTGGCATCGTCTCGGGGAAGTATGATGGGGGCATCCCCCCCTACTCCCGTGCCTCGCTGAag GGATACCAGTGGCTGAAGGACAAGATCCTGAGTGAAGAGGGCCGGCGGCAGCAGGCaaagctgaaggagctgcaggccATTGCTGAGCGCCTGGGCTGCACCCTGCCCCAGCTCGCCATCG cctggtGCCTGCGCAATGAGGGCGTCAGCTCCGTCTTACTGGGGGCCTCCAACGCCGACCAGCTGATGGAGAATATTGGAGCAATACAG GTCCTTCCAAAGCTGTCGTCTTCCATCGTCCACGAGATCGATAGCATCCTGGGCAACAAACCATACAGCAAGAAGGACTACAGATCCTAA
- the KCNAB2 gene encoding voltage-gated potassium channel subunit beta-2 isoform X6 encodes MYPESTTDSPARLSLRQTGSPGMIYRNLGKSGLRVSCLGLGTWVTFGGQITDEMAEQLMTLAYDNGINLFDTAEVYAAGKAEVVLGNIIKKKGWRRSSLVITTKIFWGGKAETERGLSRKHIIEGLKASLERLQLEYVDVVFANRPDPNTPMEGDPFSSSKSRTFIVEETVRAMTHVINQGMAMYWGTSRWSSMEIMEAYSVARQFNLIPPICEQAEYHMFQREKVEVQLPELFHKIGVGAMTWSPLACGIVSGKYDGGIPPYSRASLKGYQWLKDKILSEEGRRQQAKLKELQAIAERLGCTLPQLAIAWCLRNEGVSSVLLGASNADQLMENIGAIQVLPKLSSSIVHEIDSILGNKPYSKKDYRS; translated from the exons aTGTATCCCGAATCCACCACTGACTCCCCAGCGCGACTCTCGCTGCGGCagacaggctccccagggatgATTTACAG GAACCTCGGGAAGTCTGGGCTGCGTGTGTCCTGCCTGGGTCTGG GAACATGGGTGACTTTCGGAGGGCAGATCACAGATGAG atggcagagcagctgatgaCTTTAGCTTATGACAACGGCATTAATCTCTTCGACACGGCAGAAGTCTACGCTGCTGGCAA GGCCGAGGTGGTGCTGGGAAACATCATCAAGAAGAAAGGATGGAG ACGGTCCAGCCTGGTCATCACCACCAAAATCTTCTGGGGAGGAAA GGCCGAGACAGAGAGGGGCCTGTCCCGAAAACACATTATAGAAG GTCTGAAGGCATCGCTGGAGCGGCTGCAGCTGGAGTACGTGGACGTGGTGTTCGCCAACCGCCCCGACCCCAACACGCCGATGGAAG GGGACCCATTTAGTTCCTCCAAGTCCAGGACTTTCATCGTAGAAG AGACAGTGCGAGCCATGACCCATGTCATCAACCAGGGGATGGCCATGTACTGGGGGACCTCGCGCTGGAGCTCCATGGAGATCATG GAGGCGTACTCGGTGGCCCGGCAGTTCAACCTGATTCCGCCGATCTGCGAGCAGGCCGAGTACCACATGTTCCAGCGGGAAAAGGTGGAGGtgcagctccctgagctctTCCACAAGATAG GTGTTGGAGCTATGACCTGGTCCCCACTGGCCTGTGGCATCGTCTCGGGGAAGTATGATGGGGGCATCCCCCCCTACTCCCGTGCCTCGCTGAag GGATACCAGTGGCTGAAGGACAAGATCCTGAGTGAAGAGGGCCGGCGGCAGCAGGCaaagctgaaggagctgcaggccATTGCTGAGCGCCTGGGCTGCACCCTGCCCCAGCTCGCCATCG cctggtGCCTGCGCAATGAGGGCGTCAGCTCCGTCTTACTGGGGGCCTCCAACGCCGACCAGCTGATGGAGAATATTGGAGCAATACAG GTCCTTCCAAAGCTGTCGTCTTCCATCGTCCACGAGATCGATAGCATCCTGGGCAACAAACCATACAGCAAGAAGGACTACAGATCCTAA
- the KCNAB2 gene encoding voltage-gated potassium channel subunit beta-2 isoform X1: MLSMTYSESLRSVASRPSPEWGLPPAPRAADGLELRRLRDVRAAARVKTLEEFLRMHGLSLADSTAHATGMKYRNLGKSGLRVSCLGLGTWVTFGGQITDEMAEQLMTLAYDNGINLFDTAEVYAAGKAEVVLGNIIKKKGWRRSSLVITTKIFWGGKAETERGLSRKHIIEGLKASLERLQLEYVDVVFANRPDPNTPMEGDPFSSSKSRTFIVEETVRAMTHVINQGMAMYWGTSRWSSMEIMEAYSVARQFNLIPPICEQAEYHMFQREKVEVQLPELFHKIGVGAMTWSPLACGIVSGKYDGGIPPYSRASLKGYQWLKDKILSEEGRRQQAKLKELQAIAERLGCTLPQLAIAWCLRNEGVSSVLLGASNADQLMENIGAIQVLPKLSSSIVHEIDSILGNKPYSKKDYRS, translated from the exons ATGCTCTCCATGACCTACAGTGAGAGCCTGCGCAGCGTGGCTAGCCGGCCCAGCCCCGAGTGggggctgcccccagccccccgGGCGGCCGACGGGCTGGAGCTGCGGCGGCTGCGGGATGTGCGGGCAGCGGCAAGGGTGAAGACTCTGGAGGAGTTCCTGCGGATGCACGGGCTCTCCCTGGCCGACAGTACCGCCCACGCCACTGGCATGAAGTACAG GAACCTCGGGAAGTCTGGGCTGCGTGTGTCCTGCCTGGGTCTGG GAACATGGGTGACTTTCGGAGGGCAGATCACAGATGAG atggcagagcagctgatgaCTTTAGCTTATGACAACGGCATTAATCTCTTCGACACGGCAGAAGTCTACGCTGCTGGCAA GGCCGAGGTGGTGCTGGGAAACATCATCAAGAAGAAAGGATGGAG ACGGTCCAGCCTGGTCATCACCACCAAAATCTTCTGGGGAGGAAA GGCCGAGACAGAGAGGGGCCTGTCCCGAAAACACATTATAGAAG GTCTGAAGGCATCGCTGGAGCGGCTGCAGCTGGAGTACGTGGACGTGGTGTTCGCCAACCGCCCCGACCCCAACACGCCGATGGAAG GGGACCCATTTAGTTCCTCCAAGTCCAGGACTTTCATCGTAGAAG AGACAGTGCGAGCCATGACCCATGTCATCAACCAGGGGATGGCCATGTACTGGGGGACCTCGCGCTGGAGCTCCATGGAGATCATG GAGGCGTACTCGGTGGCCCGGCAGTTCAACCTGATTCCGCCGATCTGCGAGCAGGCCGAGTACCACATGTTCCAGCGGGAAAAGGTGGAGGtgcagctccctgagctctTCCACAAGATAG GTGTTGGAGCTATGACCTGGTCCCCACTGGCCTGTGGCATCGTCTCGGGGAAGTATGATGGGGGCATCCCCCCCTACTCCCGTGCCTCGCTGAag GGATACCAGTGGCTGAAGGACAAGATCCTGAGTGAAGAGGGCCGGCGGCAGCAGGCaaagctgaaggagctgcaggccATTGCTGAGCGCCTGGGCTGCACCCTGCCCCAGCTCGCCATCG cctggtGCCTGCGCAATGAGGGCGTCAGCTCCGTCTTACTGGGGGCCTCCAACGCCGACCAGCTGATGGAGAATATTGGAGCAATACAG GTCCTTCCAAAGCTGTCGTCTTCCATCGTCCACGAGATCGATAGCATCCTGGGCAACAAACCATACAGCAAGAAGGACTACAGATCCTAA
- the KCNAB2 gene encoding voltage-gated potassium channel subunit beta-2 isoform X3 codes for MLSMTYSESLRSVASRPSPEWGLPPAPRAADGLELRRLRDVRAAARVKTLEEFLRMHGLSLADSTAHATGMKYRNLGKSGLRVSCLGLGTWVTFGGQITDEMAEQLMTLAYDNGINLFDTAEVYAAGKAEVVLGNIIKKKGWRRSSLVITTKIFWGGKAETERGLSRKHIIEGLKASLERLQLEYVDVVFANRPDPNTPMEETVRAMTHVINQGMAMYWGTSRWSSMEIMEAYSVARQFNLIPPICEQAEYHMFQREKVEVQLPELFHKIGVGAMTWSPLACGIVSGKYDGGIPPYSRASLKGYQWLKDKILSEEGRRQQAKLKELQAIAERLGCTLPQLAIAWCLRNEGVSSVLLGASNADQLMENIGAIQVLPKLSSSIVHEIDSILGNKPYSKKDYRS; via the exons ATGCTCTCCATGACCTACAGTGAGAGCCTGCGCAGCGTGGCTAGCCGGCCCAGCCCCGAGTGggggctgcccccagccccccgGGCGGCCGACGGGCTGGAGCTGCGGCGGCTGCGGGATGTGCGGGCAGCGGCAAGGGTGAAGACTCTGGAGGAGTTCCTGCGGATGCACGGGCTCTCCCTGGCCGACAGTACCGCCCACGCCACTGGCATGAAGTACAG GAACCTCGGGAAGTCTGGGCTGCGTGTGTCCTGCCTGGGTCTGG GAACATGGGTGACTTTCGGAGGGCAGATCACAGATGAG atggcagagcagctgatgaCTTTAGCTTATGACAACGGCATTAATCTCTTCGACACGGCAGAAGTCTACGCTGCTGGCAA GGCCGAGGTGGTGCTGGGAAACATCATCAAGAAGAAAGGATGGAG ACGGTCCAGCCTGGTCATCACCACCAAAATCTTCTGGGGAGGAAA GGCCGAGACAGAGAGGGGCCTGTCCCGAAAACACATTATAGAAG GTCTGAAGGCATCGCTGGAGCGGCTGCAGCTGGAGTACGTGGACGTGGTGTTCGCCAACCGCCCCGACCCCAACACGCCGATGGAAG AGACAGTGCGAGCCATGACCCATGTCATCAACCAGGGGATGGCCATGTACTGGGGGACCTCGCGCTGGAGCTCCATGGAGATCATG GAGGCGTACTCGGTGGCCCGGCAGTTCAACCTGATTCCGCCGATCTGCGAGCAGGCCGAGTACCACATGTTCCAGCGGGAAAAGGTGGAGGtgcagctccctgagctctTCCACAAGATAG GTGTTGGAGCTATGACCTGGTCCCCACTGGCCTGTGGCATCGTCTCGGGGAAGTATGATGGGGGCATCCCCCCCTACTCCCGTGCCTCGCTGAag GGATACCAGTGGCTGAAGGACAAGATCCTGAGTGAAGAGGGCCGGCGGCAGCAGGCaaagctgaaggagctgcaggccATTGCTGAGCGCCTGGGCTGCACCCTGCCCCAGCTCGCCATCG cctggtGCCTGCGCAATGAGGGCGTCAGCTCCGTCTTACTGGGGGCCTCCAACGCCGACCAGCTGATGGAGAATATTGGAGCAATACAG GTCCTTCCAAAGCTGTCGTCTTCCATCGTCCACGAGATCGATAGCATCCTGGGCAACAAACCATACAGCAAGAAGGACTACAGATCCTAA
- the KCNAB2 gene encoding voltage-gated potassium channel subunit beta-2 isoform X2 gives MQVSFVCSEHSIKSRSAEDRLNRQNAGSPSLGTRGKFRAVAMVARSLGQLSVQNAPSSSDSSVKQPGMKYRNLGKSGLRVSCLGLGTWVTFGGQITDEMAEQLMTLAYDNGINLFDTAEVYAAGKAEVVLGNIIKKKGWRRSSLVITTKIFWGGKAETERGLSRKHIIEGLKASLERLQLEYVDVVFANRPDPNTPMEGDPFSSSKSRTFIVEETVRAMTHVINQGMAMYWGTSRWSSMEIMEAYSVARQFNLIPPICEQAEYHMFQREKVEVQLPELFHKIGVGAMTWSPLACGIVSGKYDGGIPPYSRASLKGYQWLKDKILSEEGRRQQAKLKELQAIAERLGCTLPQLAIAWCLRNEGVSSVLLGASNADQLMENIGAIQVLPKLSSSIVHEIDSILGNKPYSKKDYRS, from the exons ATGCAGGTCTCCTTTGTGTGCTCCGAGCACAGCATCAAGAGCCGGAGCGCGGAGGACCGGCTGAACCGACAGAATGCCGGCAGCCCCAGCCTCGGCACCCGCGGCAAGTTCCGCGCGGTGGCCATGGTGGCCCgcagcctggggcagctctCGGTGCAGAATGCCCCTTCCTCCAGCGACTCCAGCGTCAAGCAGCCGGGGATGAAATACCG GAACCTCGGGAAGTCTGGGCTGCGTGTGTCCTGCCTGGGTCTGG GAACATGGGTGACTTTCGGAGGGCAGATCACAGATGAG atggcagagcagctgatgaCTTTAGCTTATGACAACGGCATTAATCTCTTCGACACGGCAGAAGTCTACGCTGCTGGCAA GGCCGAGGTGGTGCTGGGAAACATCATCAAGAAGAAAGGATGGAG ACGGTCCAGCCTGGTCATCACCACCAAAATCTTCTGGGGAGGAAA GGCCGAGACAGAGAGGGGCCTGTCCCGAAAACACATTATAGAAG GTCTGAAGGCATCGCTGGAGCGGCTGCAGCTGGAGTACGTGGACGTGGTGTTCGCCAACCGCCCCGACCCCAACACGCCGATGGAAG GGGACCCATTTAGTTCCTCCAAGTCCAGGACTTTCATCGTAGAAG AGACAGTGCGAGCCATGACCCATGTCATCAACCAGGGGATGGCCATGTACTGGGGGACCTCGCGCTGGAGCTCCATGGAGATCATG GAGGCGTACTCGGTGGCCCGGCAGTTCAACCTGATTCCGCCGATCTGCGAGCAGGCCGAGTACCACATGTTCCAGCGGGAAAAGGTGGAGGtgcagctccctgagctctTCCACAAGATAG GTGTTGGAGCTATGACCTGGTCCCCACTGGCCTGTGGCATCGTCTCGGGGAAGTATGATGGGGGCATCCCCCCCTACTCCCGTGCCTCGCTGAag GGATACCAGTGGCTGAAGGACAAGATCCTGAGTGAAGAGGGCCGGCGGCAGCAGGCaaagctgaaggagctgcaggccATTGCTGAGCGCCTGGGCTGCACCCTGCCCCAGCTCGCCATCG cctggtGCCTGCGCAATGAGGGCGTCAGCTCCGTCTTACTGGGGGCCTCCAACGCCGACCAGCTGATGGAGAATATTGGAGCAATACAG GTCCTTCCAAAGCTGTCGTCTTCCATCGTCCACGAGATCGATAGCATCCTGGGCAACAAACCATACAGCAAGAAGGACTACAGATCCTAA
- the KCNAB2 gene encoding voltage-gated potassium channel subunit beta-2 isoform X4: protein MQVSFVCSEHSIKSRSAEDRLNRQNAGSPSLGTRGKFRAVAMVARSLGQLSVQNAPSSSDSSVKQPGMKYRNLGKSGLRVSCLGLGTWVTFGGQITDEMAEQLMTLAYDNGINLFDTAEVYAAGKAEVVLGNIIKKKGWRRSSLVITTKIFWGGKAETERGLSRKHIIEGLKASLERLQLEYVDVVFANRPDPNTPMEETVRAMTHVINQGMAMYWGTSRWSSMEIMEAYSVARQFNLIPPICEQAEYHMFQREKVEVQLPELFHKIGVGAMTWSPLACGIVSGKYDGGIPPYSRASLKGYQWLKDKILSEEGRRQQAKLKELQAIAERLGCTLPQLAIAWCLRNEGVSSVLLGASNADQLMENIGAIQVLPKLSSSIVHEIDSILGNKPYSKKDYRS from the exons ATGCAGGTCTCCTTTGTGTGCTCCGAGCACAGCATCAAGAGCCGGAGCGCGGAGGACCGGCTGAACCGACAGAATGCCGGCAGCCCCAGCCTCGGCACCCGCGGCAAGTTCCGCGCGGTGGCCATGGTGGCCCgcagcctggggcagctctCGGTGCAGAATGCCCCTTCCTCCAGCGACTCCAGCGTCAAGCAGCCGGGGATGAAATACCG GAACCTCGGGAAGTCTGGGCTGCGTGTGTCCTGCCTGGGTCTGG GAACATGGGTGACTTTCGGAGGGCAGATCACAGATGAG atggcagagcagctgatgaCTTTAGCTTATGACAACGGCATTAATCTCTTCGACACGGCAGAAGTCTACGCTGCTGGCAA GGCCGAGGTGGTGCTGGGAAACATCATCAAGAAGAAAGGATGGAG ACGGTCCAGCCTGGTCATCACCACCAAAATCTTCTGGGGAGGAAA GGCCGAGACAGAGAGGGGCCTGTCCCGAAAACACATTATAGAAG GTCTGAAGGCATCGCTGGAGCGGCTGCAGCTGGAGTACGTGGACGTGGTGTTCGCCAACCGCCCCGACCCCAACACGCCGATGGAAG AGACAGTGCGAGCCATGACCCATGTCATCAACCAGGGGATGGCCATGTACTGGGGGACCTCGCGCTGGAGCTCCATGGAGATCATG GAGGCGTACTCGGTGGCCCGGCAGTTCAACCTGATTCCGCCGATCTGCGAGCAGGCCGAGTACCACATGTTCCAGCGGGAAAAGGTGGAGGtgcagctccctgagctctTCCACAAGATAG GTGTTGGAGCTATGACCTGGTCCCCACTGGCCTGTGGCATCGTCTCGGGGAAGTATGATGGGGGCATCCCCCCCTACTCCCGTGCCTCGCTGAag GGATACCAGTGGCTGAAGGACAAGATCCTGAGTGAAGAGGGCCGGCGGCAGCAGGCaaagctgaaggagctgcaggccATTGCTGAGCGCCTGGGCTGCACCCTGCCCCAGCTCGCCATCG cctggtGCCTGCGCAATGAGGGCGTCAGCTCCGTCTTACTGGGGGCCTCCAACGCCGACCAGCTGATGGAGAATATTGGAGCAATACAG GTCCTTCCAAAGCTGTCGTCTTCCATCGTCCACGAGATCGATAGCATCCTGGGCAACAAACCATACAGCAAGAAGGACTACAGATCCTAA